In Pseudofrankia saprophytica, one genomic interval encodes:
- a CDS encoding dihydrodipicolinate reductase, whose protein sequence is MQNLGFLMGLVESRASEMAESASREPPLTSDGSNPTQRVDRKYRVVQWAAGRMGKKAIRGVVDHPDLELVGLYVYSEDKEGKDAGELAGISPLGILATRDIEDVLALKPDCVLYMQEGFDLDDVTRLLSSGINIVTTRSEFFYAAAMDPTIRQRVEQACQQGGTSIHATGSSPGFSTTTMPMTLVYPMRRLDELTIDEYADIPASVGPDMITKVMRFGAPVHQDTMDPRLLQGTAEGYRQSLTAFADAIGLPLDGFEVRGDIARATEPYTLSDGSVIEKGTMAAQRITVAGLRNGKPFLTFRAHWFCTPRLDKDWNITGEGWLFTTKGDAPMQVRVTYGRTDEGYSEHLAGYTATPAVNSVPDVVEAESGIRTVFDLPPVVARLGHR, encoded by the coding sequence ATGCAGAACCTCGGCTTCCTGATGGGTCTGGTCGAGAGTCGGGCCAGCGAGATGGCCGAGTCAGCTTCGAGGGAGCCCCCATTGACCAGCGATGGTTCCAACCCGACCCAACGTGTGGACAGGAAATACCGTGTCGTTCAGTGGGCCGCCGGCCGGATGGGGAAGAAGGCCATCCGCGGTGTCGTCGACCATCCGGACCTGGAGCTGGTCGGCCTCTACGTCTACTCAGAGGACAAGGAAGGCAAGGATGCCGGCGAACTGGCCGGAATCAGCCCGCTTGGCATCCTTGCCACCCGCGACATCGAGGACGTCCTGGCGCTGAAACCCGACTGCGTGCTCTACATGCAGGAGGGCTTCGACCTCGACGATGTGACGCGGCTGCTGAGCTCCGGTATCAACATCGTCACCACCCGCAGCGAGTTCTTCTATGCGGCGGCGATGGATCCAACCATCCGACAGCGCGTCGAGCAGGCCTGCCAGCAGGGCGGCACGTCGATCCATGCGACCGGCAGCAGTCCTGGCTTCAGCACGACCACGATGCCAATGACGCTCGTCTACCCCATGCGAAGGCTCGACGAACTCACCATCGACGAGTACGCCGATATCCCGGCCTCGGTGGGACCCGACATGATCACCAAAGTCATGCGCTTCGGCGCGCCGGTTCACCAGGACACGATGGACCCGCGGTTGTTGCAGGGCACCGCCGAGGGCTACCGGCAGTCACTCACCGCGTTTGCCGACGCGATTGGCCTGCCACTTGACGGCTTCGAAGTACGGGGGGATATCGCGCGCGCCACCGAGCCGTACACGCTTTCGGACGGCTCCGTCATCGAGAAGGGTACGATGGCGGCGCAGCGGATCACGGTCGCCGGCCTGCGCAACGGCAAGCCGTTTCTGACCTTCCGAGCTCATTGGTTCTGCACACCGCGTCTCGACAAGGACTGGAACATCACCGGCGAGGGCTGGCTTTTCACTACCAAGGGCGACGCGCCCATGCAGGTCCGTGTGACGTACGGAAGGACGGACGAGGGGTACTCCGAGCACCTCGCCGGATACACCGCGACCCCGGCCGTGAACTCGGTCCCCGACGTCGTGGAGGCCGAATCTGGCATCCGCACGGTATTCGATCTACCGCCGGTTGTCGCGCGCCTCGGGCATAGGTAG